The window ACACCTACATGAGTGATATTATCACTGCCTGCTGTCACTTTTCCATAGCTTCTTGGATATAAAATTTCCCTGCCCCTGAGACTTGACAGCCAGACTTCACACTTACCAGCACAATCAGCACGGCATAGTGTGCAAAGTCCTGATTCAGCAGGATTCCCCCTGTTCACTGTTCCCAATACATCATTGCTTTTAGAAATTTTCACCCTTCCCTCCTGTTTGCATTATTGATAAAAATTACCAGATCCAGTTTCCATTGTCTGTTGAATCATATTCCACAAGTCATACAAGTAACTACAATCGAATATCCAATAAATTTAGAATATTATGGCTTTGCCATACAGATTGCTTCGGTCGCTTAGGCACCTTCGTGGGTGACAGATTTTGAGCAACTACATCTGTAACACCTCATGTGTCATTGCGAGCGAGTCTTCGAGCGCGGCAATCTCTAACGTGCTAAGGATATTTTCCTCTTTTTTTGTGGCTCCAGCCAGTTTTTGAAGAAGCGGCTGGAGCCGCAAGAACTAAACGTCCCCAGGCTGGAGCCTGGGAACGAGGTGTATAAGTTACTCACAGGTTCGGCCCCGGGCCGCCCGGGTGAAGAGCTTCTAACTATAAACTACAACATTTTTGTAGAATAGGGAAACATTGTGATAAATTTCTTTTTTTGATTAGCTAAACACTTTCAGAAAACTGCATTTTAGAGCAATGATTGCAATATGGGCTTTTTTGAAGACCTGGATGCAGGTATTTTTTCGATTGTGTATCTTCTGCTGGAATTCAGTCTGATTATAGACTTTTCACCAAAGGCTGGATTAGAAACAAATGAAGATTCATTTATTTTGAATACTGGCAAATCAAGGCTTGACAATTCAGGCAGGACTGAACTTTTTTCTGAACATGCACGTATAGTCTGCTATACAAAAACCTTCATCTTAACTGCTTAATGTTATGAAGCTCCCATAAGCTGATATGCTACTAATATCTCTCTTCTATCTAAAACTTTCTGTGTTTCCTGGTTCAGTTTGTATCGTTGTGGCTGATGCCTGGTCAATATAGATATTAGACATTTTTGGCATATGAGAATTAATCATATTGATTTTTTAAAAAATCTGTGCAATATTAGTTAGAGAGATAAATTTGTGTCACAAAGCCTACTTTCCAGATAAGTTTTCAGCTTAACCCACATGCCGCTACACATGAAAAACGCTAATCCTATTCAATTTTTTGAGTTCTTCCAGATATGCTCTTCAATTTTTATTAATCATTGTTTATGGCGAGTCTGTTTTAGACAAGAGCATGTAAGTTTTTTGAGCAATCATTTTAAGCACTGTTAAGTTGAGGTGTTAATGCTTGAAATCAGATTTGAACTTGGCGCTCAAATCCATCTGCCAGTAAATTCGAGGATACCGGCATATAAACTGAGAGACAAGCTGCGTTTTTATGATAATCACTTCTGGTTTTTTCAGGAGTCTGTTACGACCTTGGAAGATATTTATGAAAACAAAATCGACGTACTGATTAACAACAGATTTGTTAATGAATTTGCGCTCAGTGATCTGAGGCTTCCCCCATTGGTTGGACAAAAAATGGGTCAAGTTAAGGTGTAGGCCACTGGTTTTTTTCAAGGGCAGGAACCCCCATGGGGGTTCCTGGGATCGCATCAGTTAATTCGTTCTTTGTCAAATAAATATGCATGCTCTGGAGTCCTTTTCCCCAAGGAATCATGCGGACGTTCCTGATTATAAAAGAGAAAATAATTCTTCAAATTTTCGAAGGCACCTCGGCCATCACTGTAATTCTTGAGGTAGACCTCTTCGTATTTTACTGATCGCCAAAGACGTTCGATAAATATGTTGTCCTGGAAGCGACCTCGCCCATCCATGCTGATATTGATCTGGGCATCTTTTAGTCTGTCTGTATGTTTAGGGCTTGTAAACTGAGATCCCTGGTCAGTATTAAAAATATCCGGCTTGCTAATGCTCAGGGCTTCCTCAAGAGCCTCGAGGCAAAAGTAGACATCCAGAGAGTTTGACAGACGCCAGGATAAAACATAGCGGCTGAACCAGTCCATGATGGCCACCAGGTACAGAAATCCTTTATCCATTCTGATATAGGTTATGTCAGCTGCCCAAACCTGATCAGCTCGGTTGATATCCAGATTACGCAACAGATACGGATATACATTATGTTCCGGATGTGGACGACTGGTGTGGGGTCCGGGCACTACGGCCATGATGCCCATCTTGCGCATCAGTCGCTCTACACGCTTGTGATTGACCAGCTCTCCCTGACTGCGTAACCAGTCAGTCATTCTGGGGCTGCCGTAAAACGGACGCCTTGTGTACTGTTCGTCAATCATCCGCATCAGGAGCTCATTGTAACTGTTGTCACGACACTGTTGATAATAATAAGAAGATCTGGGCAGTCCCAGAAGTTCACATTGCCTGCTAACAGGGATGAAACTGTTGTCAGGCTCAATAGCATGGCGCATATACTTAACCGAGCAGGCCAGATTTTTTTTTAAGCCAGTCAAGTTCCACCTTGAGCTGGCCTATTTGCTGGTATAGCTGGGCTTCTATCTCCTCTTTTTCCTTGGTTCTTTTTTTGTGAGAACCATCGAAGAGTTCTGGAGTATTTTCAATGAGCTGCTTCTTCCATTTGGAAATTTGATTTGGATGAACTTTGTACAGGCTGGCCAGCTCAGCCAAGGTCTTTTCTCCCTTGTATGCCTGCAGGGCTACCTGGGCTTTGAAAGAAGCGCTGTGATTTTTTCGTTTGGACATTTTCCCTCCCGATTCCGGACTTGTGGATGTTCATAAAATCCACCTTAACTCCTTGTCCAGTTTTTGGGAGGAACTTCAATCATAACATGAACTTTTCCGGACACCGAGAGGCATATGCAAATTGCATAGTGATTGGACTTGTCTGGGAAAGGGGTTGCGGATGCTATATTTGGAAAAATGCAGTGACTTTTAGTATCAATAAGTTTAAGGTTTCGTATCAGAAGATCACCTTTCAGAACCTGACCCTTATAATTGTTGACACTCTGACTTATGACAATCAACAACCAGATGAGTATATAAATAATCGGGTACAATATACAGACTCGATTTATGTTTTGAAATAAGTGCTTATGAACTTTACCAATAGAAAGCTTGGCAATTTTAGGATCGCTAAACTTCTTTCTGAGTATGTACGTAGGCTGAAACACTTTTAAGAGAGCTGGAAGCCCGTGGACACCACGATATTCACGACATAACCCTTATGGCATTGAAAACTGGTATGCACTTTTCTGAAATTGCAAAGCTTGCCTGGGAGAACATTGACCTGTCAAACCTGATCATTATTATAAATGACTCAAAGAGTGGCGAGGTTAGCAAAACCTCACTCCCTGATAAAAGTCACCTCAAAGGCCTTGCAGGGGCGGTATTGCTGCAGGCGGTTGGCAAAGGTGAAGTGGTCATTCATATCATAGCGCTGGAATATATCTAAGCCCCGGTCCAGGCTGATTTTCCAGCCGTGGTCAGTAACTATGTGCCTGGCATGTATAGAACCGGCAGCATTAAAGTTCCAGGTGAAACTTATCCCTATTGAATCTGCTGACTCCTTGATCTGGTCCAGAAACTGTTTCTGCTGATCCGGCTTTTGATCATCTTCTGAGGTGATAAGATGGACATTGCTTTCCTCTTCCTTGAGCTTGATTCTGGCCAGGGACTCAAGAAATTCCATAAAATTGCGGATCTGAAAAAATGCCCTGATATACGGATCTGTTACTGTAATCTTGCTTGCACCCTTAAGATAGGGGCCAAAAAGCCCTTCATAGGAAATGCCTCGCTGATTTTCCTGGATAACTATGTGCTGCTCAGTAAGTTCCTGCTGGGGAGCCGTATCCTCTTGTGCTGACAGATCAGCAGGATCCCCTGAATCTTCAGGCTGCTCACTGACATCGTTTTCACTCAGGGTGCGGTGATAGTATTTTGGATACTCACGTTCTTCCAGGGTTTTGACTGAATATTTCTTGTTGCTTTCATCTGTATAGCTGAAATTAACCCTGGCGTAAGTGGAGTCAATGCGCATGAGCTGGTCTTTGACCCGCTTGCGGCCCTCAACAGCAAAGTCCAGGATTTCCCGAATTTCTTCAGGAGTTGCCTGGCCATGAGGAAAAATAATCTTCATCAGCCCGGAAAAAGTCTTGTTAATAGCGTCTCTATCCCTGGTGGCTATATCAGACGACAGAGTATAAAGTTGTTTATATCTGTCTGAATAGTCATGGTTGCGCATGGCTCTCAAGATTTCAGCAAGATAATCTACCACGAATCCATAGCCGTCAGAAAACATCTCACCTCTGATTATGTCCACCTCCCAGCCGGGGATATAAAAATGAATCCGGTCCAGAAAAGCTGAATCATGATATTTTTCAGGCAGATCACAAAACAGGGCTTCGTGCTTGAGCATATAGGGAACAGTATGACTGGTATTGCCCACAAAGGTCATGGATGCTTCAGCTCCCAGAGTTTCCACACCTCTGGAGAAGGATTTATTGGCCATGTAGTTCTTCAAAATGTCAACAAGGGCCTTGTTCACCTGTTTCTGCTTCCCGGCAAATTCATCAAAAGCCACTACATCCCAATAGCCTACCAGGCCGATTTTGCCGCTTTGATTGTTGACAAAAAGCTTGGCCACAGTGACTTCACCCCCTGAGATAAGTATGCCATGAGGTGAAAACTCAGAATATATATGAGATTTGCCTGTCCCTTTGGGGCCAAGCTCAATAAGATTGTAATTTCGTTCGCAAAAAGGAATGAGACGAACCAGCTGGGTCAGCTTGCTGCGGCGCCCAAACATTTCAGGATTAAAACCAATGCTTTTCACAAGCAGGTCAATCCATTCCCGGGTGGTAAAATCCTTTCTTGTTTCTATATAATTGTCATAATCAAAATTGGATAGTTGAATGGGCTTGAGACTTGATAAAATCCACGGAGAGATCCTCTGATCTTCGGTAAACACATATTCTACATCAGCTATGCACCATACCCCACTGACCAGAAGCTTGGGATGACTCTTAACAGTCCCGGAATCAACCAGAACCTTTTTGATACCCAGATTAGAGAATTGAGCCTCATAGTTATCTGTCTTATCATTCAGGTCCACGCTGATCTTATCTATAACCTTGTGCCGTCCCTTTTCCTTGATTGTCGAACGGATAAGTCCTGCTTCGTTGCGATGGACATAATGTCTGGACAGAATTTCCCTGACCGTATCAATACCGGACTGAATGCTGGCTTCGTCATCAGTGGCGCAGTACTGACCAAGCAGATATTCCAGAACATAAGTCGGCACAATGGCGTTGCCCTTGACTGTCTTGACCAGATCTTTGCGGACTACAAGACCTGCAAAAAGCTGACTGATTTTTTTATCCAGTTCCATCATAGTTAGTGCCTGTTCCCTGCTTTTCGATTGAAAAGGGATAAATTGTGTAACTGTTCACTATATTGGCAGCCTCTGCCCAATTTGGTTTTCTTTTGTTGCAAACTCCCGGCTTGAGCCCGTAAGCCAAAATCATTATGTTTTCCAATAGCCGGGAGACAGTGTTTTCGCCATGCTTTTGGCTAACGGGCTCAAGGCGGGTCAAACAAGCAACAATGCGAAAAGCCAAACAGGCCAGAGGCTTGATCCAATAAAAAAATGTGTTGAGCAATTACTAAATTGTCATGAAAATACAGATCATCAAAAATCAAAATCGCTGGTAAATGATCTTCTCAGTATGTATCTGAGGGACTTATAGTCTTTGTAATGACTGGTTCCAGAAACTTTTTCCAAAAGCTTGAGTATCACTTCCTGATTGTTAAACTGATCAGCCTTGCTGGTCAGCAGGAAGCGAACCTTTAGTTCCCGATCTCTTGGATTATCCGAGACAATATCAAATGAAAGATCATGAGAATCGGAAATGAGTTCGCATTCAAGGGTATATATACCCGCCCTGAGATTTCTGGGCCGGACTTTGTCACTTACCGGATTTTCCTGATAAAAGCCCACTGCAAGCTGTCCAGAAGTAATGATATTCCCGGCTCCGGCAAGAATATTCACACTTACTGCGGAAATATTGCTTTTACGCTTTTTGTTCACCTTGAGGACAGGCACAACAACTTCCTGCAGGGCTGCACCACCGTGCACAAATCTGCTTCCAGAACCTCTTAAGCGCAGCCGGTTAATGGATCTGGGTATCTGTATCTCCACATCCCCATCAAGCTTCAACAAGGATGATGTAAACTTGTGCAGCCCAGGAGCATCCTTTAGACCTTTACCCAGCACAAATCTTCTGTCCCTGAAAAATATTTCATCACCGCAGGCAGCACTTCCTGAAAAATCACTCTCCTCAATGGGCCGGTCCTGATAGATAAAGCCATGGTCGGCAGTTATGATCAGATTGCTGGCGTTGGCTCCTGTCATCTTTTTTATGAGCCTGATCATGTCCTCCAGGGTTTTTTCAACAGCCTCAAAAACCTGATCTTCTGACTCTCTCTTATCGCCTGCAGCATCTATCCGGTTATGATAAACATAAACAACATCATTTTCCCGGATCAGGATTCTGCAGTCATCACCCTTCATGGCCATAAATTCATCAGCCTTGAGTGCGGCGGCCCGCTTACCCCCCATCTTTGCCAGATGAAGGATTTTTGTTCTATTAACAAGCCCAACAGAACTTTGGCCATCAACCAGCACGGCAGAGGTCTCATTTTCAGCCAAGGCCAGTTTTCTGTGAGGCAGAAGGGCAGCCATACCCATCTGGGTATAGCTTGGGAGCATGGTCAGCATAGGTTCCAGCTCAGCTTCATAGCGGTCCTGCTGACGGATAAGGCTTAAAAGTTCTTCGCCTATTTCGTAGCGCAGGGCATCTGAGATGATTACACAGACCTTGAGATCTTTTTCCAGAAAAGGAACTTCCAGAAAGCGACGGAAAAATTCATCCTGGCGAAAATACGGCCTTGCCTCCCATTGAGAGGCAGCGTCAACATGAACTTGCCACTGATCATTCAGCTTGAGCAGGTAGCCATTGGAGTAAAAATTATCTATCTGTTCAGCCAAATCCTTCATTAATGATGCAT is drawn from Desulfonatronovibrio magnus and contains these coding sequences:
- the pglZ gene encoding BREX-1 system phosphatase PglZ type A, which encodes MKDLAEQIDNFYSNGYLLKLNDQWQVHVDAASQWEARPYFRQDEFFRRFLEVPFLEKDLKVCVIISDALRYEIGEELLSLIRQQDRYEAELEPMLTMLPSYTQMGMAALLPHRKLALAENETSAVLVDGQSSVGLVNRTKILHLAKMGGKRAAALKADEFMAMKGDDCRILIRENDVVYVYHNRIDAAGDKRESEDQVFEAVEKTLEDMIRLIKKMTGANASNLIITADHGFIYQDRPIEESDFSGSAACGDEIFFRDRRFVLGKGLKDAPGLHKFTSSLLKLDGDVEIQIPRSINRLRLRGSGSRFVHGGAALQEVVVPVLKVNKKRKSNISAVSVNILAGAGNIITSGQLAVGFYQENPVSDKVRPRNLRAGIYTLECELISDSHDLSFDIVSDNPRDRELKVRFLLTSKADQFNNQEVILKLLEKVSGTSHYKDYKSLRYILRRSFTSDFDF
- a CDS encoding IS3 family transposase (programmed frameshift), with product MSKRKNHSASFKAQVALQAYKGEKTLAELASLYKVHPNQISKWKKQLIENTPELFDGSHKKRTKEKEEIEAQLYQQIGQLKVELDWLKKKLACSVKYMRHAIEPDNSFIPVSRQCELLGLPRSSYYYQQCRDNSYNELLMRMIDEQYTRRPFYGSPRMTDWLRSQGELVNHKRVERLMRKMGIMAVVPGPHTSRPHPEHNVYPYLLRNLDINRADQVWAADITYIRMDKGFLYLVAIMDWFSRYVLSWRLSNSLDVYFCLEALEEALSISKPDIFNTDQGSQFTSPKHTDRLKDAQINISMDGRGRFQDNIFIERLWRSVKYEEVYLKNYSDGRGAFENLKNYFLFYNQERPHDSLGKRTPEHAYLFDKERIN
- the brxL gene encoding BREX system Lon protease-like protein BrxL — its product is MMELDKKISQLFAGLVVRKDLVKTVKGNAIVPTYVLEYLLGQYCATDDEASIQSGIDTVREILSRHYVHRNEAGLIRSTIKEKGRHKVIDKISVDLNDKTDNYEAQFSNLGIKKVLVDSGTVKSHPKLLVSGVWCIADVEYVFTEDQRISPWILSSLKPIQLSNFDYDNYIETRKDFTTREWIDLLVKSIGFNPEMFGRRSKLTQLVRLIPFCERNYNLIELGPKGTGKSHIYSEFSPHGILISGGEVTVAKLFVNNQSGKIGLVGYWDVVAFDEFAGKQKQVNKALVDILKNYMANKSFSRGVETLGAEASMTFVGNTSHTVPYMLKHEALFCDLPEKYHDSAFLDRIHFYIPGWEVDIIRGEMFSDGYGFVVDYLAEILRAMRNHDYSDRYKQLYTLSSDIATRDRDAINKTFSGLMKIIFPHGQATPEEIREILDFAVEGRKRVKDQLMRIDSTYARVNFSYTDESNKKYSVKTLEEREYPKYYHRTLSENDVSEQPEDSGDPADLSAQEDTAPQQELTEQHIVIQENQRGISYEGLFGPYLKGASKITVTDPYIRAFFQIRNFMEFLESLARIKLKEEESNVHLITSEDDQKPDQQKQFLDQIKESADSIGISFTWNFNAAGSIHARHIVTDHGWKISLDRGLDIFQRYDMNDHFTFANRLQQYRPCKAFEVTFIRE